The following coding sequences are from one bacterium window:
- the glmS gene encoding glutamine--fructose-6-phosphate transaminase (isomerizing), whose protein sequence is MCGIIGYIGGKDARDILIDGLKKLEYRGYDSAGVALVHDGELRLRRSVGKLINLESSLAEVPIDGTLGIGHTRWATHGRPTEQNAHPHVVDGIAIVHNGIIENHTDLRDELAKKGCVFSSDTDTEIVAHLIRLAHDRGLNLFDSVKEALTHVEGVYALLVVSRHEPDRMIVARKASPLIVALGDGENFVASDVPAILNHANKIVYLEDDDIAIVKRDGVRVFHGDAEVERPSRVIAWNPVAAEKEGHKHFMHKEIFEQPQAIISSLEGRFTLPEGNVYFDGGGLEAINAADVQRVTLLACGTAWHAAQIGRFFIETLAGIPCEVDLGSEYRYRDPIVQNGALCVVVSQSGETADTLASLREAKSRGARSIAVCNVQESSIARTADAVCYTHAGPEIGVASTKAFTTQLAVLMLVAIWLGRRNGFLSEKDAATHLSELARMPVRMQQILAGEEKIREIARTARNAKGYLYLGRHVQHYIALEGALKLKEISYLHAEGYAAGEMKHGPIALIDEEMLVVAIAPKAPTYEKMLSNVEETKARGGRVLSIVTKGDTAVARRSDHVIEIPTCPAIVSPLLTVLPLQLLAYHIADLQGTDVDQPRNLAKSVTVE, encoded by the coding sequence ATGTGCGGAATTATTGGCTACATCGGCGGCAAGGACGCGCGGGACATCCTGATCGACGGGCTCAAAAAGCTCGAATACCGCGGCTACGACTCGGCCGGCGTCGCGCTGGTCCATGACGGCGAGCTTCGCCTTCGCCGCTCCGTCGGCAAGCTCATCAACCTGGAATCCAGCCTCGCCGAGGTGCCGATCGACGGCACGCTCGGCATCGGGCACACCCGTTGGGCCACGCACGGCCGCCCCACCGAGCAAAACGCCCATCCGCACGTCGTCGACGGCATCGCCATCGTCCATAACGGCATCATCGAAAACCACACCGACCTGCGCGACGAGCTGGCGAAAAAAGGGTGCGTCTTTTCGAGCGACACCGACACCGAGATCGTCGCGCATCTGATCCGGCTCGCGCACGATCGCGGCCTGAACCTGTTCGACTCGGTCAAGGAAGCCCTCACGCACGTTGAGGGCGTGTACGCGCTTTTGGTCGTCAGCAGGCACGAGCCCGACCGCATGATCGTCGCGCGCAAGGCGAGCCCGCTGATCGTCGCGCTCGGCGACGGCGAAAACTTCGTCGCCTCGGACGTCCCGGCGATCCTCAATCACGCCAACAAGATCGTGTACCTGGAGGACGACGATATCGCGATTGTGAAGCGCGACGGCGTCCGCGTGTTCCACGGCGACGCCGAAGTCGAGCGCCCGTCCCGCGTCATCGCGTGGAATCCCGTGGCCGCGGAAAAAGAGGGCCACAAGCACTTCATGCACAAGGAGATTTTCGAGCAGCCGCAGGCGATCATCTCGAGCCTGGAGGGACGCTTCACCCTGCCCGAGGGAAACGTCTATTTCGACGGCGGCGGCCTCGAGGCCATCAACGCCGCGGACGTCCAGCGCGTCACCCTGCTGGCCTGCGGAACCGCCTGGCATGCCGCGCAGATCGGCCGCTTTTTCATCGAAACGCTCGCCGGCATCCCCTGCGAGGTCGATCTCGGCAGCGAATACCGCTACCGCGATCCCATCGTGCAAAACGGCGCGCTGTGCGTCGTCGTTTCGCAGTCCGGCGAGACCGCCGACACGCTCGCGAGCCTTCGCGAAGCCAAATCGCGCGGCGCAAGGTCGATCGCGGTCTGCAACGTGCAGGAGTCGTCCATCGCGCGCACGGCCGACGCGGTCTGCTACACGCACGCCGGCCCGGAGATCGGCGTCGCCTCGACCAAGGCTTTCACGACGCAGCTCGCGGTGCTGATGCTGGTGGCGATCTGGCTTGGCCGGCGCAACGGATTTTTGTCGGAAAAGGACGCGGCGACGCACCTTTCGGAACTGGCGCGCATGCCGGTGCGCATGCAGCAGATCCTCGCGGGCGAGGAAAAGATCCGCGAGATCGCGCGCACGGCGCGCAACGCGAAAGGTTACCTGTACCTGGGCCGGCACGTGCAGCACTACATCGCGCTCGAGGGCGCGCTGAAGCTCAAGGAGATCAGCTACCTGCACGCGGAGGGCTATGCCGCGGGGGAAATGAAGCACGGCCCGATCGCACTGATCGACGAGGAGATGCTCGTCGTCGCCATCGCGCCCAAAGCGCCGACCTACGAGAAGATGCTGTCGAACGTGGAGGAAACCAAGGCCCGCGGAGGGCGCGTGCTGTCGATCGTCACCAAGGGCGACACGGCCGTCGCGCGCCGCAGCGACCACGTCATCGAAATCCCGACCTGCCCCGCGATCGTCTCGCCGCTTTTGACCGTCCTGCCCCTGCAACTGCTCGCGTATCACATCGCCGACCTGCAAGGCACGGACGTGGACCAGCCCAGAAACCTGGCCAAGAGCGTGACGGTGGAGTGA